From one Caldithrix abyssi DSM 13497 genomic stretch:
- a CDS encoding endonuclease domain-containing protein, producing the protein MGKLTTLHNALTLLAPSPNFWEKGLGMRAMRIKPEVRKLALQTARHLRKNQTDAEKIFWQHVRNKNFKGLKFRRQKPVFYEYNQRQKFFICDFICPKAKLIIEIDGGIHEKQKEYDKHRKEIIQLKQFKILRFKNEEILNNIDEVFNKIEECLFKTKD; encoded by the coding sequence GTGGGAAAACTTACGACTTTACACAATGCCTTGACCTTACTTGCCCCTTCTCCCAATTTTTGGGAGAAGGGGTTGGGGATGAGGGCTATGAGAATTAAACCCGAAGTCAGAAAATTGGCTTTACAAACAGCAAGACATTTGAGAAAGAATCAAACTGATGCTGAAAAAATTTTTTGGCAACATGTAAGAAATAAAAATTTTAAAGGACTGAAATTCAGACGACAAAAGCCAGTCTTTTACGAATATAATCAAAGGCAGAAATTTTTTATCTGCGATTTCATTTGCCCAAAAGCCAAACTGATCATTGAAATTGACGGGGGAATTCACGAAAAACAAAAAGAATACGATAAACATAGAAAAGAAATAATCCAATTAAAACAGTTTAAAATACTAAGATTTAAAAATGAAGAAATACTTAACAATATTGATGAGGTTTTCAATAAAATAGAAGAATGTCTTTTCAAGACGAAAGATTAG